A stretch of Campylobacter showae DNA encodes these proteins:
- the ubiE gene encoding bifunctional demethylmenaquinone methyltransferase/2-methoxy-6-polyprenyl-1,4-benzoquinol methylase UbiE codes for MEKQEKIVQMFNDIAPTYDLANRVLSMGADVSWRKIACKTVLSNFKNSSVNIVDVACGTGDMMGFWQKTAGEFNVKIENLIGVDPSSGMLAVAKQKFPEFKFIEALATQTTLDSGSMDVLSISYGIRNVVEREAALREFNRVLKTGGYVVVLEFTKRKKSGILTGARDFYLSKILPKIGGFISKNQEAYEYLPSSIEGFLDAKSFADELAAAGFEMRLCKSFSMDISTLFIAQKAREC; via the coding sequence ATGGAAAAACAAGAAAAAATAGTTCAGATGTTTAACGACATCGCGCCCACCTACGACCTGGCAAACCGCGTGCTGAGCATGGGTGCGGACGTGAGCTGGCGCAAGATCGCGTGCAAAACGGTGCTAAGCAATTTCAAAAACTCAAGCGTAAATATCGTCGATGTCGCATGCGGCACGGGCGACATGATGGGCTTTTGGCAAAAGACGGCGGGCGAGTTTAACGTAAAAATCGAAAATCTAATCGGCGTCGATCCCTCAAGCGGAATGCTCGCGGTCGCCAAACAGAAATTCCCCGAGTTTAAATTTATCGAGGCGCTAGCGACGCAAACGACGCTTGATAGCGGCTCGATGGACGTGCTAAGCATCAGCTACGGCATCAGAAACGTAGTCGAGCGCGAGGCCGCGCTAAGAGAGTTTAACAGAGTGCTAAAAACGGGCGGATACGTCGTAGTGCTAGAGTTTACCAAACGTAAAAAAAGCGGGATTTTAACGGGCGCTCGCGACTTTTATCTAAGTAAAATTTTACCTAAAATAGGCGGCTTTATCTCCAAAAATCAAGAAGCCTACGAGTATCTGCCAAGCTCGATCGAGGGCTTTTTAGACGCCAAAAGCTTTGCGGACGAACTCGCTGCCGCAGGCTTTGAGATGCGCCTTTGCAAGAGCTTTTCGATGGATATTTCTACTCTTTTCATCGCGCAAAAGGCCCGTGAGTGCTAA